One genomic segment of Belonocnema kinseyi isolate 2016_QV_RU_SX_M_011 chromosome 2, B_treatae_v1, whole genome shotgun sequence includes these proteins:
- the LOC117167024 gene encoding partitioning defective 3 homolog — protein MKVTVCFDNVRVVVPCGDGTLLVRELMHEAILRYKKATGKSDSALTISSLSSLTGGGLLDPDDRLCDVADDREQIVAHFLYDVLHAGDGASSVGTNSPDFPADKDHRFCLDQNIKRETKRLSMHVLSTREPCLTTYTQSLPRESRRKEPLGQDAKSYENLPPSSEIREIVIKNEAGPLGLHVVPCYDLSGNDQGLRVEVIEPNGRIAKDGQIELHDNIIKINGHNLLRMPFSKVQEIFRTCMNEPSLQISVLKKSEKCLNISAEKEDGKRLQNYKIQSANTRKIGKMIEIELTKGGNGLGFSVTTRDNPAGGHCPIYIKNILPKGAAVEDGRLKPGDRLLEVNKMEMTGKSQDEVVALLRSISPGGRVKLLVSRQEEVGEQIVVAEDNTRNWKRSPKKSDEDKFSFKAVHVSESRKNRMVLTLDIPVHDSEKAGLGVSVKGKTSSSDDNNVDLGIFIKSVLHGGAASRDGRLRNNDQLLNVNGVSLLGLSNSDAMETLRRAMLNTNSPITGVITLTIARRVSYEDKSYLDKPCKLESANSYLDSKIERVKDASQDLEKGSLPSPWNPVIDRLTEQYNKNSLRNESYCIATNKAWIDSTSSLNRKLSSGHNLESVLLEDEVKTSEDKESQYSGDPTYDSQLSLEEFNSSNKFSRDALGRQSMSEKRHAALDAKNTDTYKRNKKLRETREKSGESNSEVEAGKRYKELYKEVNKVKVGESSSFDSDRKYDKVEQPEYLYTIPGCNNKISPRKHWLVDDVQGDIANTDNFQEERESKSFSNSRGDVKQASLNSALDDRYKRSRKKGGIRSMLRLGKNRKSLNFGDNIENRHESNNYCILQSVQNSVSVQQVRFRSKINIQKPRPFHHERGKVMKLITPFYPNPDKGKALWEVCKKTEKKAVKALEENPYQVIIAREVRNWFNNSKMVAFYHKNSMNADDDFNFKVNLKRSNMYGKAYGKSIMRLALRDTVYEPVIELFGSPGVLVFSPEVNVAALNKAAKKTPQVILMAGIIEGKLLSRNEFLEYGKMDLESARVGLLSVLQQGANNLNRQLTHHQSTLVTRLQQIGDKNE, from the exons ATGAAGGTAACCGTGTGTTTCGATAATGTGCGAGTGGTGGTTCCGTGTGGAGATGGAACCCTGCTCGTCAGAGAGCTGATGCACGAAGCGATACTGCGTTACAAAAAAGCCACTGGCAAAAGCGACAGTGCCTTGACAATCAGCAGTCTCTCCTCGCTAACGGGCGGCGGTCTTCTCGATCCCGACGACAGGTTATGCGACGTAGCGGACGACCGGGAACAGATCGTCGCGCATTTCCTCTACGATGTGTTGCACGCCGGAGATGGTGCCTCCTCCGTCGGGACGAACAGTCCCGACTTTCCCGCTGACAAGGATCATCGCTTCTGCCTCGATCAAAATATCAAGCGCGAAACAAAGAGGTTATCAATGCACGTACTTTCGACGAGAGAGCCCTGTCTCACGACATACACCCAGTCCCTACCTCGAGAATCGCGTCGCAAAGAACCTCTCGGACAGGACGCGAAATCTTACGAAAATTTGCCACCCTCGAGTGAAATTCGcgaaattgtgattaaaaatgaaGCCGGGCCTCTCGGTCTGCATGTAGTGCCGTGTTACGACTTATCCGGGAATGATCAAGGTCTTCGAGTCGAGGTGATTGAACCAAATGGCAGGATAGCGAAGGACGGGCAAATTGAGCTGCACGACAATATTATCAAGATCAATGGACACAATCTTCTGCGTATGCCTTTCTCGAAAGTTCAGGAGATATTCCGCACCTGCATGAACGAGCCTTCTCTGCAAATCTCGGTTCTGAAGAAAAGTGAAAAGTGTCTGAATATCAGCGCGGAGAAGGAGGATGGCAAGAGACTCCAAAATTACAAGATTCAGAGCGCAAACACGCGAAAGATCGGGAAAATGATTGAGATCGAGTTGACCAAGGGCGGCAACGGACTCGGATTTAGCGTCACGACCCGGGACAATCCTGCAGGTGGTCACTGTCCGATTTACATAAAGAATATTTTGCCGAAAGGCGCAGCCGTCGAGGATGGAAGACTGAAGCCTGGCGATCGTTTATTGGAAGTCAATAAAATGGAAATGACCGGGAAAAGTCAGGACGAGGTTGTCGCCTTACTGAGAAGTATCTCGCCCGGCGGGAGAGTCAAGTTGTTAGTTTCGCGACAGGAGGAGGTTGGCGAGCAAATTGTCGTCGCCGAGGACAACACTCGCAACTGGAAGCGATCGCCGAAAAAAAGTGACGAGGATAAATTCAGTTTCAAGGCCGTTCATGTGTCAGAGTCGCGGAAAAATCGGATGGTTCTCACTCTCGACATTCCTGTGCACGATTCGGAAAAAGCCGGACTCGGTGTGAGTGTCAAGGGGAAGACGAGTAGCAGTGACGACAATAATGTGGAtttaggtatatttattaaaagtGTTTTGCACGGGGGTGCCGCCTCTCGCGACGGTCGTTTACGAAACAATGATCAACTGCTCAATGTGAATGGAGTGTCCCTCCTCGGTCTCTCGAATTCCGACGCGATGGAAACTCTGAGACGTGCTATGCTCAATACAAATAGTCCAATCACTGGTGTTATTACTCTAACGATAGCAAGACGAGTCTCCTACGAGGACAAGAGTTACCTGGACAAACCCTGCAAGCTCGAGTCCGCAAACAGCTACCTCGACTCGAAAATCGAGAGGGTGAAGGACGCGAGTCAGGATCTGGAGAAGGGTTCACTCCCATCGCCCTGGAATCCAGTTATCGACAGATTGACTGAACAGTACAATAAAAATAGTTTGCGCAACGAGAGCTACTGCATCGCGACGAACAAGGCTTGGATTGACTCGACGAGCAGTCTCAACAGGAAGTTGTCGTCGGGACATAACCTGGAATCAGTATTATTGGAGGATGAGGTGAAGACTTCGGAGGACAAGGAGAGTCAGTATTCCGGCGATCCCACCTATGACAGCCAACTCTCCCTCGAGGAGTTCAACTCCTCGAACAAGTTTTCGCGGGACGCTCTTGGTCGGCAGAGCATGTCCGAGAAGAGGCATGCTGCTCTCGATGCCAAAAATACCGACACCTACAAAAGGAATAAAAAGTTGCGCGAGACTCGGGAAAAGAGTGGGGAGAGCAATTCCGAGGTGGAAGCTGGCAAACGATACAAGGAATTGTACAAGGAAGTGAACAAAGTCAAGGTCGGCGAGAGTTCTTCATTTGATAGTGATAGGAAGTATGATAAAGTGGAGCAACCCGAGTACCTGTACACCATTCCAGGATGTAATAATAAGATTTCGCCGCGAAAGCACTGGCTTGTGGACGATGTCCAGGGCGATATTGCGAATACGGACAATTTCCAGGAGGAGAGGGAATCGAAGAGCTTTTCCAACAGTCGGGGCGACGTGAAACAGGCGTCTTTGAATTCGGCTTTGGATGACAGATACAAGAGGTCGCGGAAAAAGGGAGGAATTCGTTCGATGCTGCGTTTGGGGAAAAACCGGAAGTCTCTGAATTTTGGCGACAATATAGAAAATCGACACGAGTCTAATAATTATTGCA TTTTGCAGTCGGTTCAAAACTCAGTTTCGGTTCAGCAAGTCCGATTTCGCTCCAAGATCAACATACAAAAGCCAAGGCCATTTCATCATGAACGCGGCAAGGTGATGAAACTTATCACTCCGTTTTACCCAAATCCTGATAAAGGCAAGGCTTTGTGGGAGGTGTGTAAAAAAACGGAGAAAAAAGCAGTGAAGGCACTGGAGGAGAATCCTTATCAAGTGATTATAGCGCGAGAAGTTCGCAACTGGTTCAACAATTCGAAAATGGTCGCGTTCTATCACAAAAATTCAATGAACGCCGATGACGATTTCAATTTCAAAGTCAACCTGAAGCGAAGCAATATGTATGGAAAAGCGTATGGAAAATCGATAATGCGATTGGCTTTGAGAGACACAGTTTACGAGCCGGTAATTGAGCTGTTTGGATCGCCAGGAGTCCTGGTATTCAGTCCGGAAGTTAATGTCGCTGCACTTAATAAAGCTGCCAAAAAGACACCTCAAGTGATTCTAATGG